One window of the Methylocystis parvus OBBP genome contains the following:
- a CDS encoding outer membrane protein assembly factor BamD → MSVFAVSFRSSVAFVAAFGLAVSTAPARADIMDSLTSGFGLFGGGEKYKTEITPDVPPETLYNQGLARLHTKDYEGASKRFGEVDKNYPRSEWARKALLMTVFSNYEKPNYEDAVTAAQRYIGLYPSSPDTPYVYYLAGMSYYNQVPDAMRDQTSAEKALGIFSELVQKFPNSEYVADAKYKIGVARDQLAAKEMQVGRFYLTRKNYPAAINRFHDVLGKYQTTRHTEEALYRLTEAYLAMGVSNEAQTAAAILGHNYPDSQWYKDAHALLKTGGLEPHEYTDSWISKVGKTLHAI, encoded by the coding sequence ATGTCGGTTTTCGCTGTTTCCTTCCGCTCGTCCGTTGCGTTCGTCGCGGCTTTCGGCCTCGCCGTCTCGACGGCGCCGGCCCGTGCGGACATCATGGATTCGCTGACGAGCGGCTTCGGCCTCTTTGGCGGCGGCGAAAAATACAAGACCGAGATCACGCCGGACGTTCCGCCGGAAACCCTCTACAATCAGGGTCTCGCGCGGCTGCACACCAAGGACTACGAAGGGGCGTCGAAGCGTTTCGGCGAAGTCGACAAGAATTATCCGCGCTCCGAATGGGCGCGCAAAGCGCTGCTCATGACGGTTTTCTCGAATTACGAGAAGCCCAATTACGAAGACGCGGTGACCGCGGCGCAGCGTTATATCGGCCTTTATCCGAGTTCTCCGGATACGCCCTATGTCTATTATCTCGCGGGCATGTCCTACTACAACCAGGTGCCGGACGCGATGCGCGACCAGACATCGGCCGAGAAGGCGCTCGGCATTTTTTCCGAGCTCGTTCAGAAGTTTCCGAACTCGGAATACGTAGCCGACGCCAAATACAAGATAGGCGTCGCCCGCGATCAGCTCGCCGCAAAGGAAATGCAGGTCGGCCGCTTCTATCTGACGCGCAAGAACTACCCCGCTGCAATCAATCGCTTCCACGACGTGCTCGGCAAATATCAGACGACCCGCCACACGGAAGAGGCGCTCTACCGCCTGACTGAAGCCTATCTCGCGATGGGCGTCTCGAACGAAGCCCAGACGGCGGCCGCGATCCTCGGGCACAATTACCCGGATTCGCAGTGGTACAAGGACGCCCATGCGCTTCTGAAGACGGGCGGTCTGGAGCCGCACGAATATACCGACTCCTGGATCTCCAAGGTCGGCAAGACGCTGCACGCGATCTAA
- the recN gene encoding DNA repair protein RecN, which yields MLVRLSIRDIVLIDALDLDFGQGLTTLTGETGAGKSILLDAFVLALGGRGDASLVRAGCEQGQVTAVFDLALDHPAHLAAREFGLASEDEMVLRRVQASDGRTRAFVNDQPATAQALRAIGRELVEIHCQHDDRALVDPSAHRALVDAHGGLQAQANEVRAKYGAWQAARRALQGEEARIAKARADADYLRHAHEELTKLAPEAGEEEALAERRLFMQRAEKVATDIRDALAVFADDRAPAVEIGHAARRFERRVTQSPQIMEPPAKALAQAVDALSLAEQALEQALAETRFDPAELERVEERLFALRGAARKYQVSVQELPKLAEKFADDIAALDASEAHLAKLGKELDAARAGYGAAARALSEARKKAARKLDALVDAELKPLKLEGAHFSTQLTSDPESGGAEGIDRVEFWVQTNPGSRPGPLTKVASGGELARFMLALKVVLADRGSAPTLVFDEIDTGVGGAVADAIGQRLARLAKRAQVLAVTHAPQVAACALRHLRISKSASSKGKDKRVATSVAVLAEEERREEIARMLSGAAITDEARAAAMRLLEGAG from the coding sequence ATGCTGGTTCGTCTGTCCATTCGCGACATCGTGCTCATCGACGCGCTCGATCTCGATTTCGGGCAGGGGCTGACGACGCTCACCGGCGAGACCGGCGCCGGCAAATCCATCCTTCTCGACGCCTTCGTGCTGGCGCTCGGCGGGCGCGGCGACGCGTCGCTCGTGCGCGCGGGTTGCGAGCAGGGTCAGGTGACGGCGGTTTTCGATCTCGCCCTCGATCATCCCGCCCATCTCGCCGCGCGCGAATTCGGCCTCGCCAGCGAGGATGAGATGGTGCTGCGCCGCGTGCAGGCGTCGGACGGGCGAACGCGCGCCTTCGTCAACGACCAGCCCGCGACGGCGCAGGCGCTGCGCGCCATCGGGCGCGAACTGGTCGAGATTCATTGCCAGCATGACGACCGCGCGCTGGTCGATCCTTCCGCGCATCGCGCTTTGGTCGACGCTCATGGCGGTCTGCAGGCGCAGGCGAACGAGGTGCGCGCGAAATACGGAGCCTGGCAGGCGGCGCGGCGCGCTTTGCAAGGGGAGGAAGCGCGCATCGCCAAGGCGCGCGCCGACGCCGATTATCTGCGTCACGCGCATGAGGAGCTGACCAAGCTCGCGCCGGAAGCGGGCGAAGAGGAGGCGCTCGCGGAGCGGCGCCTGTTCATGCAGCGCGCAGAGAAGGTCGCGACCGACATTCGCGACGCCCTCGCCGTCTTCGCGGACGACCGCGCGCCGGCGGTGGAAATCGGCCACGCCGCGCGGCGTTTCGAGCGGCGCGTGACGCAGTCTCCACAAATCATGGAGCCGCCCGCAAAGGCGCTGGCGCAGGCGGTGGATGCGCTCTCGCTCGCCGAGCAGGCGCTGGAGCAGGCGCTCGCCGAGACGCGCTTCGATCCGGCCGAACTGGAGCGCGTCGAGGAGCGGCTTTTCGCTTTGCGCGGGGCCGCGCGCAAATATCAGGTGAGCGTACAGGAGCTGCCCAAGCTCGCGGAAAAATTCGCCGACGACATCGCCGCGCTGGACGCGTCGGAAGCGCATCTCGCAAAGCTCGGGAAGGAGCTGGACGCGGCCAGGGCCGGCTATGGCGCCGCGGCGCGCGCTCTTTCGGAGGCGCGCAAAAAGGCGGCGAGGAAGCTCGATGCGCTTGTCGACGCGGAATTGAAGCCCTTGAAACTCGAAGGCGCGCATTTCTCGACCCAGCTGACGAGCGATCCCGAGAGCGGCGGCGCGGAAGGGATCGATCGCGTCGAATTCTGGGTGCAGACCAATCCCGGCTCGCGTCCCGGCCCGCTCACCAAGGTCGCGTCCGGCGGCGAACTCGCGCGCTTCATGCTGGCTTTGAAAGTGGTGCTGGCCGATCGCGGCTCCGCGCCGACTCTGGTGTTCGACGAGATCGACACCGGCGTCGGCGGCGCCGTAGCGGACGCCATCGGCCAGCGCCTCGCCCGACTCGCCAAACGCGCCCAGGTGCTCGCGGTCACCCACGCTCCGCAAGTCGCCGCCTGCGCCTTGCGTCACCTGCGCATCAGCAAGAGCGCCTCGAGCAAAGGCAAGGACAAGCGCGTCGCGACGAGCGTCGCCGTGCTGGCGGAGGAGGAGCGCCGAGAAGAGATCGCGCGAATGCTGTCCGGCGCCGCGATCACCGACGAAGCCCGCGCCGCGGCGATGCGGCTATTGGAGGGAGCGGGGTAG
- a CDS encoding VOC family protein codes for MKYLHTMIRVGDLDRSLHFFCDILGLKEVRRTENEKGRYTLVYLAAPADLAGAAQSGAPTIELTYNWDEREYAGGRNFGHLAFAVDNIYEVCDRLQKAGVTINRPPRDGHMAFVRTPDAISIELLQEGEPLEPAEPWASAQNVGAW; via the coding sequence GTGAAATATCTGCATACGATGATCCGGGTCGGCGATCTCGATCGTTCGCTGCATTTTTTCTGCGATATTCTCGGACTGAAGGAAGTGCGCCGCACAGAGAACGAAAAGGGGCGCTATACGCTTGTCTATCTTGCGGCGCCCGCGGATCTCGCCGGGGCCGCGCAGAGCGGCGCGCCGACGATCGAGCTGACTTATAATTGGGACGAACGCGAATATGCGGGCGGCCGCAATTTCGGCCATCTGGCCTTCGCCGTGGACAATATTTACGAGGTCTGCGACCGGCTTCAGAAAGCCGGCGTAACCATCAATCGTCCGCCGCGTGACGGCCATATGGCTTTTGTGCGGACGCCGGACGCGATTTCCATCGAGCTTCTGCAAGAGGGCGAACCGCTCGAACCCGCCGAACCATGGGCGTCGGCTCAGAATGTCGGAGCGTGGTGA
- a CDS encoding DedA family protein, with the protein MAHFFDQAQIATLLSAYGYWAIFIVVALESSGLPLPGETMLVGAAIYARLSGALAIEAIVFAAAAGAIVGDNIGYWIGREFGYRFLERHGWRVGLGAEKLRLGQYLFYKWGGAIVFFGRFIALLRILAALLAGANRLPAGRFFFYNAAGGVVWALVFGLGAYWLTATFQKIEGPIATAGALCGLFAVFLLWRYYKANEARLLREADEVLSQRRR; encoded by the coding sequence ATGGCGCATTTTTTCGATCAGGCGCAGATTGCGACTCTACTTTCCGCTTACGGCTATTGGGCCATCTTCATCGTCGTCGCGCTTGAAAGCTCCGGACTTCCCCTCCCCGGCGAAACCATGCTGGTCGGCGCGGCGATCTATGCGCGCCTTTCCGGCGCGCTCGCGATCGAGGCGATCGTCTTCGCCGCCGCCGCCGGCGCCATTGTCGGCGACAATATCGGCTATTGGATCGGCCGCGAATTCGGCTACCGCTTTCTGGAGCGACATGGCTGGCGCGTCGGTCTCGGCGCGGAGAAGCTGCGGCTGGGGCAATATCTCTTCTACAAATGGGGCGGCGCGATCGTTTTCTTCGGCCGCTTCATCGCGCTGCTTCGCATCCTCGCGGCGCTTCTCGCCGGGGCGAACCGCCTCCCCGCCGGACGCTTCTTTTTCTATAACGCGGCGGGCGGCGTCGTCTGGGCGCTGGTCTTCGGGCTCGGCGCCTATTGGCTGACGGCGACCTTCCAGAAGATCGAGGGGCCCATCGCGACTGCGGGCGCCTTGTGCGGGCTCTTCGCCGTCTTCCTGCTGTGGCGCTATTACAAGGCCAATGAAGCGCGGCTGCTGCGCGAGGCCGACGAGGTGCTCTCCCAACGGCGGCGTTAG
- a CDS encoding DUF2244 domain-containing protein, which translates to MLEPFDEPIYSTRLSPHRSMSPRAFYLFIVAFCLAQAIFAIPFLVMGAWPVAGFMGLDALALYVVFRISFRDARAYETLDVTPLELIFARVGAGGGRREWRFNPSWVRLEQKVHEEFGTMSVALIARGEAIEIGAFLGPQQKADLVKELSRALATARRGPRFS; encoded by the coding sequence ATGCTGGAGCCGTTTGACGAACCGATTTATTCGACGCGGCTGTCGCCGCATCGCTCCATGTCTCCGCGCGCCTTCTATCTCTTCATCGTCGCCTTCTGCCTCGCTCAGGCGATCTTCGCTATCCCGTTTCTGGTGATGGGCGCTTGGCCGGTCGCGGGGTTCATGGGGCTCGACGCGCTCGCGCTTTACGTCGTCTTTCGCATCAGCTTTCGCGACGCCCGCGCCTATGAGACGCTCGACGTCACGCCGCTCGAGCTGATATTCGCGAGGGTCGGCGCGGGCGGGGGCCGTCGCGAATGGCGCTTCAATCCCTCCTGGGTGCGGCTGGAGCAGAAGGTCCATGAGGAATTCGGCACGATGAGCGTCGCGCTGATCGCGCGCGGCGAGGCGATCGAAATCGGCGCTTTTCTCGGTCCGCAGCAGAAAGCCGATCTCGTAAAGGAGCTGAGCCGAGCGCTCGCCACTGCGCGCCGGGGCCCGCGTTTCAGCTAA
- the ftsA gene encoding cell division protein FtsA, translated as MKSQLVPPRLKPLAPRRSATLAVLDVGTSKIACLIARLSPVGEVAPNDWRTHRIRVLGIGHQRSLGVKHGLVIDMDEAERAIRHTVDAAERMAGLQVDQVVVTASGGRFASEHFAAKRAIGGREVAEGDIHRVLEASAAHHLHRGRVAVHSLPTGFSLDGVNGIREPKDMIGDELGVDLHVATCDQAAARNLILAAERGHLGVEGMAAAPYAAALSVLEPDEAEMGVVVVDMGAGSTSLAVFSRGEMAHLDAVTLGGNHVTMDIARGLDARLADAERLKTFHGSAISSSSDERETVSFDHVGERGSHKAHAPKSHLVRIIRPRIEETFEFLRDRLARAGYPASPSRRIVLTGGASQLTGAAECAHRILGGQVRVGRPMGVDGLPDPARTPAFAAAAGLLVYPQVAGREYFEPHRGERLATGTDGYMTRVGRWLRESF; from the coding sequence ATGAAGTCCCAGCTTGTTCCGCCGCGTTTGAAGCCCCTCGCGCCGCGCCGCTCCGCGACGCTCGCCGTTCTCGACGTCGGCACGTCCAAGATCGCCTGCCTGATCGCGCGTCTTTCGCCCGTCGGAGAGGTCGCGCCCAATGATTGGCGCACGCACCGCATCCGGGTTCTGGGCATCGGACATCAGCGCTCGCTCGGCGTGAAGCACGGGCTTGTCATCGACATGGACGAGGCCGAGCGGGCCATCCGCCACACGGTGGACGCCGCCGAACGCATGGCCGGTCTTCAGGTGGATCAGGTCGTCGTCACCGCGTCGGGCGGGCGTTTCGCCTCCGAGCATTTCGCCGCCAAGCGCGCAATCGGCGGGCGCGAGGTCGCGGAAGGCGACATTCATCGCGTACTCGAAGCCTCCGCCGCGCATCACCTGCATCGCGGCCGCGTCGCCGTGCATTCGCTGCCCACGGGCTTCTCGCTCGACGGCGTCAACGGCATTCGCGAGCCCAAGGACATGATCGGCGACGAGCTCGGCGTCGATCTGCATGTCGCGACCTGCGATCAGGCGGCGGCGCGCAATCTCATTCTCGCGGCCGAGCGCGGCCATCTCGGCGTCGAGGGCATGGCGGCCGCGCCTTACGCCGCCGCCCTCTCCGTGCTCGAGCCCGACGAAGCCGAGATGGGCGTCGTCGTCGTCGATATGGGCGCCGGCTCGACCTCTCTCGCCGTCTTCTCGCGCGGCGAAATGGCGCATCTCGACGCTGTGACGCTCGGCGGCAATCACGTCACCATGGACATTGCGCGCGGCCTCGACGCGCGTCTCGCGGACGCGGAGCGTCTCAAGACCTTCCACGGCTCGGCGATCTCTTCTTCCTCCGACGAGCGCGAGACGGTGTCTTTCGATCATGTCGGCGAGCGCGGGTCTCACAAGGCGCATGCGCCGAAGTCGCATCTCGTGCGCATCATCCGTCCGCGCATCGAGGAGACGTTCGAATTTCTGCGCGACCGTTTGGCGCGCGCCGGCTATCCCGCGAGCCCGAGCCGCCGCATCGTTCTCACCGGCGGCGCCAGCCAGCTCACGGGCGCGGCCGAATGTGCGCATCGCATTCTCGGCGGCCAGGTCCGCGTCGGCCGCCCGATGGGCGTCGATGGTCTTCCCGATCCCGCGCGCACGCCAGCCTTCGCGGCGGCGGCGGGACTGCTGGTCTATCCGCAAGTCGCGGGGCGCGAATATTTCGAACCCCACAGAGGCGAGCGGCTGGCGACGGGAACCGACGGCTACATGACTCGGGTAGGTAGATGGTTAAGGGAAAGCTTCTAA
- the nth gene encoding endonuclease III — MAGRNSANPRKPPGKKRVSAADAARIEQIFARLAASNPEPKGELFYINPYTLLVAVVLSAQATDAGVNKATPALFAQADTPEKMVALGEDRVREAIKTIGLFRTKAKNVVALSQLLIERHGGEVPRNREALIALPGVGRKTANVVLNIAFGQPTIAVDTHIFRVSNRLPIAKGKTPDAVEKGLEAVIPEKYLLHAHHWLILHGRYICKARKPECGRCVLYELCRFKDKTA, encoded by the coding sequence ATGGCCGGAAGAAACAGCGCAAATCCACGTAAGCCCCCAGGCAAAAAACGGGTCTCGGCGGCCGACGCCGCCCGGATCGAACAAATTTTCGCCCGGCTCGCGGCGTCCAACCCGGAGCCGAAGGGCGAGCTTTTCTACATCAACCCCTATACTTTGCTTGTCGCCGTCGTCCTCTCCGCTCAGGCCACCGACGCGGGCGTCAACAAGGCGACGCCGGCTTTGTTCGCGCAGGCGGACACGCCGGAAAAGATGGTCGCGCTCGGCGAAGACCGGGTGCGCGAGGCGATCAAGACCATCGGCCTGTTCCGCACCAAGGCGAAGAATGTCGTCGCGCTTTCGCAATTACTGATCGAGCGCCATGGCGGCGAGGTCCCGCGGAATCGTGAAGCGCTGATCGCCCTGCCAGGCGTCGGCCGAAAGACGGCCAATGTCGTGCTTAACATCGCCTTCGGCCAGCCGACCATCGCCGTCGACACCCACATCTTCCGCGTTTCGAACCGCCTGCCTATCGCAAAGGGCAAAACGCCGGACGCCGTTGAGAAGGGGTTAGAGGCGGTCATTCCGGAAAAGTATCTGCTGCACGCGCATCACTGGCTGATCCTGCATGGAAGATACATCTGCAAGGCGCGCAAGCCCGAATGCGGGCGGTGCGTGCTGTATGAGCTATGCAGATTCAAGGATAAAACGGCGTAA
- the ftsZ gene encoding cell division protein FtsZ, with translation MTINLKAPELRELKPRIMVCGVGGGGCNAVNNMIASGLSGVDFLVANTDAQALASSPAERVIQMGLQVTEGLGAGAQPEVGRAAAEEAREEIREHLQGAHMCFVTAGMGGGTGTGAAPVIAQIAREMGILTVGVVTKPFHFEGMRRLRIAESGIGELQKCVDTLIVIPNQNLFRIATEKTTFADAFAMADQVLYSGVASVTDLMVKEGLINLDFADVRSIMRGMGKAMMGTGEATGERRANLAAEAAIANPLLDEVSMKGARGLLISITGGHDLTLYEVDEAASRIRQEVDEDANIILGATFDSSLEGVIRVSVVATGIDLASITADDPTSQARMAEAAERMRAQMQQTAKPQPAPAPVAEAPTAQIYAMPERAPAPVYQPEMRDVAPAPVYYAEPAPVAQPQMTTNGVYLEPVAARPTYAEPMQELAPRMAAESAPAPYVPPAPELPRAPRMPSIEDFPKPVQDQIRQQRGDASQDPRRKSIFERLASFGASRQEEAMGAPGQAPAPMPPRAPQPSPIHAEYGKRPTAAPAPQPAQSHAALDPHGRRAPQPRPVEDDHLEIPAFLRRQS, from the coding sequence ATGACGATCAATCTGAAAGCTCCCGAACTGAGGGAATTGAAGCCCCGCATCATGGTTTGCGGCGTGGGCGGCGGCGGCTGCAACGCCGTCAACAACATGATCGCGTCGGGCCTCTCCGGCGTGGACTTCCTGGTCGCCAACACCGACGCGCAGGCTCTGGCCTCTTCACCGGCTGAGCGCGTCATTCAGATGGGCCTGCAGGTCACGGAAGGCCTCGGCGCCGGCGCGCAGCCGGAAGTCGGCCGCGCCGCGGCTGAAGAAGCGCGCGAGGAGATTCGCGAGCATCTGCAGGGCGCCCATATGTGCTTCGTCACCGCCGGCATGGGCGGCGGCACGGGCACCGGCGCCGCGCCGGTCATCGCGCAGATCGCGCGTGAGATGGGCATTCTCACCGTCGGGGTCGTCACCAAGCCCTTCCACTTCGAGGGCATGCGCCGCCTGCGCATCGCCGAATCCGGCATCGGCGAGCTGCAGAAGTGCGTCGACACGCTGATCGTCATCCCGAACCAGAACCTCTTCCGCATCGCGACGGAGAAGACGACCTTCGCCGACGCCTTCGCCATGGCGGACCAGGTGCTCTATTCGGGCGTCGCCTCGGTCACCGACCTCATGGTCAAGGAAGGCCTCATCAATCTCGACTTCGCCGACGTCCGCTCGATCATGCGCGGCATGGGCAAGGCGATGATGGGCACGGGCGAAGCCACCGGCGAGCGCCGCGCCAATCTCGCGGCCGAGGCGGCGATCGCCAATCCGCTGCTCGACGAAGTGTCGATGAAGGGCGCCCGCGGCCTGCTGATCTCGATCACCGGCGGCCACGACCTCACGCTCTATGAAGTCGACGAGGCGGCGAGCCGCATTCGTCAGGAGGTCGACGAGGACGCCAACATCATTCTCGGCGCGACCTTCGATTCGTCGCTCGAGGGCGTGATCCGCGTGTCGGTCGTCGCCACCGGCATCGACCTCGCCTCCATCACCGCCGACGATCCGACGAGCCAGGCCCGCATGGCCGAGGCCGCCGAGCGCATGCGCGCCCAGATGCAGCAGACCGCCAAGCCGCAGCCGGCGCCCGCGCCGGTCGCCGAGGCGCCGACCGCTCAGATCTACGCCATGCCGGAGCGCGCCCCCGCGCCGGTCTATCAGCCCGAAATGCGCGACGTCGCGCCGGCCCCGGTTTACTACGCCGAGCCGGCTCCGGTCGCTCAGCCGCAGATGACGACGAACGGCGTCTATCTGGAGCCGGTGGCGGCGCGTCCGACCTATGCCGAGCCGATGCAGGAGCTTGCGCCGCGCATGGCCGCCGAGTCCGCCCCGGCGCCATACGTGCCGCCGGCGCCTGAACTGCCGCGCGCGCCGCGCATGCCGTCGATCGAGGATTTCCCGAAGCCCGTCCAGGATCAGATCCGTCAACAGCGCGGCGACGCGTCTCAGGACCCGCGCCGTAAATCGATCTTCGAACGTCTGGCCTCCTTCGGCGCCAGCCGTCAGGAAGAGGCGATGGGCGCCCCCGGGCAGGCCCCGGCGCCGATGCCGCCGCGCGCGCCGCAGCCGTCGCCGATTCACGCCGAATATGGCAAGCGGCCGACCGCGGCCCCGGCGCCGCAGCCGGCCCAGTCTCACGCGGCGCTCGATCCGCATGGCCGCCGCGCGCCGCAGCCGCGCCCGGTGGAGGACGACCATCTGGAGATCCCGGCCTTCCTGCGCCGGCAGTCCTGA
- the lpxC gene encoding UDP-3-O-acyl-N-acetylglucosamine deacetylase, producing MRDLFQVRRREDCVIRPKSSVQQNRPAGGAYARQGLGAAVHVSPQTTLARAVSLSGCGVHSGAPARLTLAPAAAGGGVVFNISGVDIVADWRAVDATQLRTRLRADGASVSTVEHLLAALSGLGVDNALVEVEGDEIPAMDGSAEAFVAAIDEAGVVPLAAPRAFLRVVAPVRVADGAGWAELAPATTGLSLDVEIAFGGRIGRQRRILNVTPDVFRRELARARSFGFLRDAERLWRDGLALGASLDNTVVLDGGAVLNPQGLRYADEFVRHKMLDVVGDLSLAGAPIIGAFRSYRGGHALNVALLEAAMQEGAFELVGAQACGAAAGLRASP from the coding sequence ATGCGGGACCTCTTCCAGGTCCGTCGCCGGGAGGATTGCGTTATTCGCCCCAAGTCCAGCGTCCAACAAAATCGACCGGCGGGCGGGGCTTACGCGCGACAAGGCCTCGGCGCCGCGGTCCACGTCTCCCCTCAAACGACGCTCGCTCGGGCCGTCTCCCTATCCGGGTGCGGCGTCCATTCCGGCGCGCCTGCGCGGCTGACGCTCGCGCCGGCGGCGGCGGGCGGCGGCGTCGTTTTCAATATATCAGGCGTCGATATTGTCGCGGATTGGCGCGCCGTCGACGCGACGCAGTTGCGCACGCGTCTTCGCGCCGATGGCGCGAGCGTCTCGACGGTCGAGCATCTTCTCGCCGCGCTCTCGGGGCTTGGCGTCGACAATGCGCTTGTCGAGGTCGAGGGCGATGAAATCCCCGCCATGGACGGTTCGGCGGAAGCCTTCGTCGCCGCCATTGATGAGGCGGGCGTCGTCCCGCTGGCGGCGCCGCGCGCTTTTCTCCGCGTCGTCGCGCCGGTGCGCGTCGCCGACGGCGCGGGCTGGGCGGAACTGGCCCCCGCGACGACGGGTCTCAGCCTCGACGTCGAAATCGCCTTTGGCGGACGCATCGGCCGCCAGCGCCGGATTTTGAACGTCACCCCCGACGTTTTTCGCCGCGAGCTCGCCCGCGCCCGAAGCTTCGGCTTTCTGCGCGATGCGGAGCGCCTGTGGCGCGACGGACTTGCCCTCGGCGCCTCGCTCGACAATACGGTGGTTCTCGACGGCGGCGCCGTCCTTAACCCGCAGGGCCTACGCTACGCCGACGAGTTCGTCCGGCATAAAATGCTCGACGTCGTCGGAGATCTCTCGCTCGCCGGGGCGCCCATCATCGGCGCGTTTCGATCCTATCGCGGCGGCCACGCGCTGAATGTGGCGCTGCTGGAGGCGGCGATGCAGGAGGGGGCGTTCGAACTTGTCGGGGCGCAGGCTTGCGGCGCGGCGGCCGGCTTGCGGGCCTCGCCATAA
- a CDS encoding alpha/beta hydrolase fold domain-containing protein gives MAEDEINEIRALLSAKPRPVGWGERRARIEEVGSVWPVADDILLAPAEVDGCAAEWSLAPGADPSRVLLFFHGGGYCSGSIVSHRRMVTEAGRAARARTLALAFRLAPEHPFPAAYDDTLAAWRYLRAQGIEANRIAVGGDSAGGGLSLALALRLRDMGEPSPGCLWLCSPWTDLTMSGDTLATKDAVDPLIHKDYLEELANAYVPAGVDRKDPRVSPLYADLEGLPPTLVQVGSAEGLLSDSTRFAAAAGAANAPVTLEIWPHMIHAWMMWNARLADGRRALQNAGAFIRARSSA, from the coding sequence ATGGCCGAGGACGAAATCAACGAGATTCGCGCGCTGTTATCCGCAAAGCCGCGGCCGGTCGGCTGGGGCGAGCGCCGCGCGCGGATCGAGGAGGTCGGAAGCGTCTGGCCCGTCGCCGACGACATTTTGCTCGCGCCGGCCGAGGTCGACGGCTGCGCGGCGGAATGGTCTCTGGCGCCCGGCGCGGATCCGTCGCGCGTCCTGCTCTTTTTCCACGGCGGCGGCTATTGCTCGGGCTCGATCGTCAGCCATCGGCGCATGGTCACCGAGGCCGGCCGGGCCGCGAGGGCCCGCACGCTCGCCCTCGCCTTTCGGCTCGCGCCGGAACATCCTTTCCCAGCTGCTTATGACGACACGCTGGCAGCCTGGCGATATTTACGCGCGCAGGGGATCGAGGCGAACCGCATCGCAGTCGGGGGCGACAGCGCCGGCGGCGGCCTCTCCCTCGCGCTCGCTCTACGCCTGCGCGACATGGGCGAGCCTTCGCCCGGCTGTCTTTGGCTCTGCTCGCCCTGGACGGATCTCACAATGTCGGGGGATACGCTCGCGACCAAAGACGCCGTCGATCCGCTGATCCACAAGGACTATCTCGAGGAGCTCGCAAACGCCTATGTTCCGGCCGGCGTCGACCGGAAGGACCCGCGCGTCTCGCCGCTTTACGCCGATCTCGAGGGCTTGCCGCCGACGCTTGTTCAAGTCGGCTCGGCGGAAGGACTGCTCTCCGACTCGACGCGTTTTGCAGCGGCGGCCGGGGCCGCAAACGCGCCCGTCACGCTGGAAATCTGGCCGCATATGATCCATGCTTGGATGATGTGGAATGCGCGCCTCGCCGACGGAAGGCGCGCGCTTCAAAACGCCGGCGCTTTCATTCGGGCGCGGTCGAGCGCCTGA